The region GGCCTCAATCCACAATGTTTTGGGTAATTTTTGCCTTGGAATGGCTCCCAAAATCTTCCCTGCGGCCTGAAATCTTGTATTCGCCTCACACGCTCAGGACAACGGTAACCCCAGTCCACTTCTTTTGCCCAAAACCACACGGGACCATGCGTAGAGCAAGTGACCTGGAAACAGCGGAAGCGGCAGTGCGGGATGACGACGAACGGTTGTTTCAGTGCTAAAGGAAAAATGGTACTTCGCACGGTTGGGGAATGGAATTATCGTGCCATGGGCGGAATTCTGGCCAGCTTAAACATGTGCGCGAACTTGTGGAGCTCCTGGTAGGATGGATCGGCTTTGCTGCACGTTTGACGCACTTTGACCGCGCTACCAGACCGCTTTTTTGGCGCTTGGCTGTCATCCCTGCAGGTACAGCGTCTGCAGCCCCATCTTCCTTTTGTGCCGAGATTGAGCTACTTGTGCACATGCACATCGCCGTGTTGTGCGTGAACCATGGCACAGAGTCATGGCATTGACCTGACCAGAACATGTCCGTACATTCCCCAAGGCCACCATTGCAATATTGACCCTTTGAACCACCACTCAGACACATTCAAGGGATCAACGCCACAAATTTTAGGCCATGCTACCGAAAAACATATCCTTGTGCAACGATCGTTGTGCATGCACCCCTGTGATCTCAGTCTCCAAAAACGGTCCATTTGTTCGAGACCAAAATGCTGCAGATGCAGTGCAGACGCAGTGCAGACGCAGCACACGCAAGATGCCATTCAACAATCTTGGATTGGTCTGGATCGAGCCTACAGACGCGTTCATGCATACAAACTTTGCCTTGTTGAGCTGTGTCTGACTATTTCAGTCTCTTATCGAATGACTGTGTCGAACAACACACAAGTAGTGGAGAAGTAATCGATATACTCGGTACATATAATCGAGACAGCAAAAGCATCAAAGGGCCCACTAACATACGTGGCCGCCATTTACGCCAGTGTACCGTATGCAAGACTGCGATAGCATTAATCAATTGGACCAGACATGCCAAAATCAGAAACCAACAAGACATAACCGGTGGCAACGGATCGAGGCGGCTTATTCCTTCTTTCTACTTTTACCACTCTTTCGCCGCTTCTCAGCTCCATGGCCACTTCCAACACCTCTACCACTTTCCTGAGCTGGTACCGCAGTCGCCGAACCAGACACCTGCGTTACCAGAACCGGGTCCGACTGACTGCCCTGACCACTTCCAACAGCTACAGCTCGTTGAAGTGGTATTGATGCTGAAGCCTGCACGGGCACTGGCACACGCCTTGGTATCGACGCGTAGCTAGCTTCGGATACGCCGGAGCTTATTCTTCGAGTGTATTGTAGTTGAGGCGAAGTcggcgacgacgaagaagcTGGGCTGAAGGAGTGGTATTGATATGGCTCGACGGGAAACGGCACAAGCCGAGATGATTGTATTGAAGGTGATCTTGTGCGGGAGACGGGCGGCGTATCAGCTTCAAAAGCAGCTTGTCGTGGAGAGATAGTCCGATCTTGACGTCGAGGGGTTGCAGGCTGATATTCGTACACAGATTCCGGGTATGCACCGAGCATGTCTCTCGTCGTGGTGACTGAAGGCGTAGGAACATGGTGGCTGACATCAGCCGCCGAGCGGGACGGCGGGTCCAGAGACTCGTGTTCACGAGCTAGACTGGCCGGATGAGCGCTGATAGGTGTATACATGGGCTCTCCACTGGGACCTGGTACAACAAATCCTGGTGGCGGCGCATAACTATCTAGAGCAGATACAGCCAATGTACGTGTACGACTGCTAGGCTGCTTGTCTTTTCTTGATTTTGAGCTGAAGATGAAGTTGCGCTTCTCACTCTTCTTTGACCGCGTTGAGGAGGCACCGTGTCTGCCATCCCCAGGGACACTCACAACGCTAGCACTATCAGTAGGTGTTGAAGCGCTACTGTGCCGAGATTGGGCTTGGGGGCGCGCTGCAGGCACTCGTGGGCCGTAGAGTCGTGACTGATACGCATGAAGCTCTTGAGGACTGAGTGAGACGTCTGGATTTCCTGCTGCTCTTGCTATCCGGATCTTGTCGAGTACACGTCGAAAGAGCATCTCTTCATATTCGGCCGAATCAAAGCGCCTTTCACTGTCTTCTTGGTAACCATTTTCTTGACCATAAGTTGCTTCTGCCAAAGCCGATGCTCTGCCCTCCCACGCTCTGATATCCATATCATTAAAGTATAATTCATCTGGATTGATGTGCTGGCCGTTCAAGGCTGGTTGAAAGGCCGAATCTAATACAACGCCATCCTTTTCGTCGTCGCTACCCAAATCTTGAAACCTAAGTACGTCGTCCCTACTCCCCCCATAGTATCTCCCCACACCCGACGAGCCCCCTGGTGGTCTTCCCCAGTGGGGCATAGTGTAAGGAGTTCGCGGCCGACCACCTAGACCGCCTCCTCGGAAAAAGCTGACTCGATTGGTTTATCCATGAACGCAGCGTGGCCGACAACAGTCACGCCCGTCGCTCCGATGAGCCAGAGTACCGTGGTGAAGGGCGATGCCCAGAGACCGAGAGGAATAGCAATGACGAAGAGTGTAGTGTAAAGCTGCGAGGTGGTTGCGCGCCAGCTGCCGAGTTGCAGATCGTTGCCCTCGAGCTTACCGATACCGAACATTCCACCGACTACCAGGCAGATGACGAAGAGAAGCATCAAGTTGGTGAGCAAACTGTAGACGCTGAGCATGACGAAGACAGCAGCATAGTTGCTGGAGAAGTAGCCCAAGTTGTAGTTGACCCTGCTCTGGACCTCGCCGAAGTTTGCGGGTTTGGAGATGCGCTTGACGTCGAAGAACTCGGAGATGGGTCGCAAGTTGGCGAATCGGGACGAGACGGAGGTTGAGCGCAGGCTGTCGAAGCGTCCACCAAAATTCATCCTGGACGTCAAGGCGTCGATGGGGATGCTGAAGCGTGACATGACGAGCGATGTGTGAATTACAAGTCTGGATAGTTGAGAATTTGCGGATAACCGAACAGGCGTTTGCTGTTGGATCTAAGAACTGCGCACAAGTCAACGTTAGTTGCcggtagtggtggtggtgagaTATGGAGCGACAGACTGAGATGTGTCCTCAAGAATGTATATAGGGATGGCTGCCTTACGTGGTCTGAAAAGTGGCGAGagagtgaagaagaagggtTGGATGAAAGGGGCGAGGCTGACGCGGCCTAAATGAGGGTGGAGTGAATGAGAAGCAAGTGGTTGAGGAGAGATGGTTACCTGTGGTTGCTCGTATCGTAATGGTAACTTTTGGTGGCCCCTGCCGCGAATCCCGTGGTTCAGGGTCGCGCTTTCCTCACAGAAAAGCCACAGAGGTTCCGTCAGCCCCCTAGCCGAGCCTCACATGCTTAGGACCACAGGGCCACTTTTTGTTACATGCTTGAAGAACCGTGAAAGTGAAAATAGGGCATGCCCAAACACCGGGACGCTCCTTGGCCCCCAATATACCAAATCTGCTACACTCGTGTCTCGTCTATACCGGTCAGACTGATTGGGCCACGTTCAGTCTAGACTACTGGACATCTGGCTGCACAAGCCTGCAGCTTCCCTAATTACTCGCTCGCAGACGCGCCAGCTGTTCTTCCCGCAACACGCCCGCCATGAGATCTCACACACTGCTCGCACTGGTTGTGTGCCTCTTCGTGGCATTTGCTGCCGCCTGGACAAAAGAGGGTGGGTAACTTTCCAATCAATTCCATCTCATGTCCATCTCCAATTGCCATATGAGGCCACATATGCTCCCATATACATTCGCATCCAGCTCAACTTCCCTCTGACCACTTACTCCAGACCACGAAATATTCCGTATCCGTGACGAAGTCGCCAAAGCAGAGGGCAAGAATGTCACTTTCTACGACCTACTCGGCGTCAAGCCCGGCGCGTCGCAAGATCAATTGACAAAGGCTTACCGCAAGAAGTCGCGCGAGCTTCACCCCGACAAGGCCCGCCAGGCGTACATTAACAACTATGCGAAGAACCAAAAGAAGGCGGGAGGCAAGAAGCAGCCATCCAACAGGGAGATTGAAGCGCACGTCAAGAAGGTCACGGCCGCCTACCAGCGACTCTCCGTCGTAGCCACTATGCTCAAGGGCGCCGAACGCGAGCGTTACGACCACTTCCTAAGGAACGGCTTCCCTGCGTGGAGGGGCTCTGGCTACTACTATGAGCGTTTCCGCCCTGGCCTCGGTTCCGTCATCTTTGGACTACTTGTCGTCTTGGGTGGAGGGTTTCACTACTTTGCTCTCCTGATGGGATGGAAGCGTAGAAGGGAGTTTGCTGAGAGATACATTCGCCAGGCCCGCAAGACTGCTTGGGGTGACGAGAGCGGTCTACAGGGGATCCCAGGTGTAGACGCTGTCCCTGTCCCTCCCAACGTCGAACAGGTCGAAGAATCTCCTGAAGATACTCCTGATGAGGCAATCCCCAGAAACCGTCGCGAAAGGCGCGCCATGGAGAAGGATGCTCGCAAGCCCAAGAAGGTACAGGCTGTGAAGAAAGCACGCACGGATGGTATCAGCGCTCCTGTCGAGGCAGAGGTCATTTCCGGTCCCCAAGGAGCCAAGAGGCGCATCGTCGCTGAGAACGGTAAAGTCCTGGTCGTCGACTCTGTTGGTAATGTCTTTTTGGAACACGAGAACGAGGACGGACAGAAGGGCGAGTACCTGATTGACGTAAGACTTACATTACCATGAAAATGAATATAGCTAACAGTAACAGCCCGATGAAGAACCCAAGCCCACCATCTTCGATACTCTTCTGTTCAAGCTGCCAAAGTTTGCCTACAACCAGTCGGTCGGACGCGTCCTCGGCAAGAAGGAGCTGCTCAATGAGCCTCTCCTGGATTCGTCCAACCTTCCCGAAGGTGAAGCTGCCATCCAGAATGCTACTGCAGCCAACCTCAACGGCGAAGCCAGGAAACGCAAAGCCATTGTCCGCAAGGCGAGGTAATGACACCATGACTCTTCATCTCTGGGCAGACAGGCTGGCCACTTTGCGCCTAAGGTAGATAAAAAGCGACCTGGGCTATTGCATATGCATGTACAATTACAACATAGATGGGGAAAAGCGGGGGTGAAGCATAGGAGTTGGTGTTTTAGCACTACATGTACCAGTTATCTTCTGGTCTAAAAATTGGTTCTTACTCCTTACATGATCGCAGTGAAACAAAACGAGTTGATGTGAATATCCAATTCGTTATATCTAACGTATTCGAGGCTCTCTGCTACAAATTCTTCATCCCGGAGAAAGCAGGCCTATATTTCCCCACACCCAGGTAGTCTATTCAACTAGGATgaaagaaagaagaggaaaggTCTATGAAAGAGGACGAAGACGCCCTCTTTATGCAAATGCAACACAACCACGCGCCTCAATGCCAAACACGCTGCAACGC is a window of Pyrenophora tritici-repentis strain M4 chromosome 2, whole genome shotgun sequence DNA encoding:
- a CDS encoding DnaJ, DnaJ-class molecular chaperone with C-terminal Zn finger domain protein: MRSHTLLALVVCLFVAFAAAWTKEDHEIFRIRDEVAKAEGKNVTFYDLLGVKPGASQDQLTKAYRKKSRELHPDKARQAYINNYAKNQKKAGGKKQPSNREIEAHVKKVTAAYQRLSVVATMLKGAERERYDHFLRNGFPAWRGSGYYYERFRPGLGSVIFGLLVVLGGGFHYFALLMGWKRRREFAERYIRQARKTAWGDESGLQGIPGVDAVPVPPNVEQVEESPEDTPDEAIPRNRRERRAMEKDARKPKKVQAVKKARTDGISAPVEAEVISGPQGAKRRIVAENGKVLVVDSVGNVFLEHENEDGQKGEYLIDPDEEPKPTIFDTLLFKLPKFAYNQSVGRVLGKKELLNEPLLDSSNLPEGEAAIQNATAANLNGEARKRKAIVRKAR
- a CDS encoding YIP3, Prenylated rab acceptor 1 — protein: MSRFSIPIDALTSRMNFGGRFDSLRSTSVSSRFANLRPISEFFDVKRISKPANFGEVQSRVNYNLGYFSSNYAAVFVMLSVYSLLTNLMLLFVICLVVGGMFGIGKLEGNDLQLGSWRATTSQLYTTLFVIAIPLGLWASPFTTVLWLIGATGVTVVGHAAFMDKPIESAFSEEAV
- a CDS encoding Atrophin-1 multi-domain protein, which translates into the protein MPHWGRPPGGSSGVGRYYGGSRDDVLRFQDLGSDDEKDGVVLDSAFQPALNGQHINPDELYFNDMDIRAWEGRASALAEATYGQENGYQEDSERRFDSAEYEEMLFRRVLDKIRIARAAGNPDVSLSPQELHAYQSRLYGPRVPAARPQAQSRHSSASTPTDSASVVSVPGDGRHGASSTRSKKSEKRNFIFSSKSRKDKQPSSRTRTLAVSALDSYAPPPGFVVPGPSGEPMYTPISAHPASLAREHESLDPPSRSAADVSHHVPTPSVTTTRDMLGAYPESVYEYQPATPRRQDRTISPRQAAFEADTPPVSRTRSPSIQSSRLVPFPVEPYQYHSFSPASSSSPTSPQLQYTRRISSGVSEASYASIPRRVPVPVQASASIPLQRAVAVGSGQGSQSDPVLVTQVSGSATAVPAQESGRGVGSGHGAEKRRKSGKSRKKE